The sequence ACCGGTCGTTCGAAAGGGCTGGCGGTCGTGCTCGGCATCCAGGGCGTCGAGCAGCTGGTCGCCAAATACTCGCAACAGGTGGCCGACCAGATCGAGTCCCTGATCGGCACGAAAGTCATCGCCAAGATCAATGTCGGGCAGACCGCCCGGCGGCTCGAAGAGCAGTTCGGCAACACGATCATGATCACCCATCGGCGCGATACGGATGGTGGCGGGCGGCTCAAATGGATGCGCGAAGAGAAGCGCGAACCCGTCGTGCACCGCACGGATTTCCAGACCGAGCTGGGGCCGCTGCTGCACAGGAAGGGCGTCTACGTTCTCGTCAGCGGAATCGGCAAGCACATCTACAAGGTGCTGGTCCCTTACTCGAAATCAGCGGACCTGCGCGAGGCCGAACGGCCCGCAACATGGACGACACGGCTGCGCGAGATCTTCCACGACGCGGCCGAACTCGCCCGCCAGGAGGACATCACCGCGCAGGAAGAGATGCGGTTCGGGGACCACGCGCCGGAGCATTCCATCGAACCGGGCGATCATATCAAGCGTCGATGAGATGTCGCCATGACCTGGAAGCTTTACGCGCAGTACGAGAATGATGGCATCGCGTTTTCCGCTCGAGGCGCCCGGCGTCAGAACTTGAAAATCGCCTTCTTCGCGGATTTGGGTTTGATGACCTCGCCCTCCGCATCCTTGCGTACGGCTACTTTCGGATCGACCGAATAAAGTCCGTTCCGGTTTTCCCGTTTCAGCAAACCGTTATCGGCAAAGCGGGAGCGCCAGCGCTGAACCGTCACGACGGTAGTCGACAGCCGCGCAGCGCTGTCGTCCATGCGCCCGAGATAGCCGCTGTCGCGAATGTCCTGACAGATATCGGCAAGCACCCGGCAGGCAATGTTCTCCTTGGCCTTGTTGTAATGCGCCTTGACCTGGCGGAAGAGATCGATGTTCACGCCGAGCTCGCCGGGCCCGAGCGCCTCCGCCTCAGGTGGCCCCTCGAAGAAGGTGACAGGCGTCGCGCCAAATAATGTCTTTTCTTCGGTCAATTTATGCTCGTCTCTTCCGCATGGTCTCATTCCCAATACCTGTTGCGCCTGTCCCGAACCCGGGAAGACGCAGAAGGCGTGCGCCTGTCATTCCTGCAAACGCTTTGCATCCGATCCGGGCATTCAGATCGAATGCAAAACGCTCTGCCTTGCCTGCGCATTGCTGCTTGCGCAGGTGACGCTGTTTATAATCCAGTCGGACTTTAGGGGAAGGGGCGATCTGTGTCATCCGGGCTTCCAAGACCGCATTGTGACGGGGTGGGAGGATTGATCGGCCCCGGCGGTGGGAGGGTCCACCGGGACCGATCTCGGGGTCAGGCGACCATCTGGTTGCTGGCGGCCTGGGGTTCGCGGGCCGACCAGAGCATCAGGTGGGTGACACCGTCATCACCGATCTCGTCGAGCGCGATCACGTTGGCGTAGATCGCCATGGCACCCAGTTCGGGGGCGGCCATTTTCACTGACAGGTAGTCGTTGCCGGTGGTCTCGGAGGTCTTCTTCCAGGCGGCGCCGATTTCGTAGGTGCCATTGGCGAAGACGCGGTAGTCCGGCTGATCGCTGTGGGCCTTCGCGTTGGGGACGATGGTGATCTTCGAGCGAACGGCCATGGTGGCGAGCGTGCCGGTGAAGATGTTCTTGTCGTTCCGGATGAGAGATGCGAGTTTGTTGCTCATGGTATTTTCCTCTTCTTTGGTGTCAGGAACCATTTCCTGATGACACTGGACCAGCATGGGTGAAGCCGAGAAAACGCACCAAGAAAACCCGAGTGGTGCGGCTCGCAGCCAACCAAGCGCAGCGCCGGGCGGCGAGAACTCGGTCGGGCTTTTTGACATTGCGTTTTGGAGCGCCCATGCCCAGTGGCGGTCAATCAGGAACTGGTCCCTGACAGCCGGGTCAAGTGAGGAAATTCCCTTGGGCAATGTGCACCTCACCCCACGTGAACGGCGATGACGGCACCGGCCCCTGCCCCATTCCCGGCCCCGTGCAGGATCATGGCCCCAACGCGAAAGCCCACAGCGATCAGCGCTGCATCGCATCGCCATCAGGTGCCCGATCGCGCTGACGCCGGAGACCTCCGGGACCACCGGCATCGACCGTTCTGCGAAAATGGGGCTCAGGCGGTGCCGTAGCCCCTACGCCAATATGTTTGCGGGACGGGATCCGTGGCGCGTTTCATCCGGCCGATGCTCTGGTCTGCTCCACAGCCCGGCAGCCAACTGATGGCACCACTCCCGTGATCCGGTGCATACCCGCCCGCCGCCGGGGGCGTTCGATCCTCCCGTCAACCGCCATCTCAGGGATCGGTGGGGCCGTCGATATGTTTGTGAAGGAGATCGAACCGCTGGATGACAAGATCCACCGCGCGCCGTTTGGCATCCGCATCGTCGGTAAAGGTGCCGGTGCGCACATACCCATGAAAATGGCACAGATCGCCCGGCGACAGGTGGTCGGCGATCTGGTCGCGCAGCGGTCGCTTGAAACAGACGATGGTGTTCCATGCCGGGCGATCCGGGCTTCGCGGGCTTACCGGGTGAGCATCAAGGGTATGGAAGACCGTCAGGACAAGCGCCTTCTCATAAGGCTTGATGGTGCCGATGCGCACGATCGCATCCCATGTGAAGGACCCACTCATCGCCTATGTCCCGCCGGTGGTGCGCATCAGCGGCACCAGGGTGACGGGCCACGCCGCCCGAATGGTTCTGCCAGCCCGGCGGCGATCATGGCGAGGCCGACCTCGCCCTCCCGGACCCAGAGCCGGGCGAGACGGCGACCGTATCGGTCCCGCCCGCCATAGGCGATCCGGGTCAGGCCGGTGGTGAGGAGCCGCGTGAGCTCAAATCTTGCCGCCTGCGCCAGACGCCGCTCATTGGCGCAACGCCCTTCGATCTCGGGCGCATCGATGCCGAGCAGACGGATCTTGGTGCCCAAGTACCAGAGCGTGTCGACGACGCAGGTGATGCGGCGCTGGTACGGGCGGCACTCGCGCCAATCAATCTGCTGTGCAGACGTCGCTGCCGGAGCAACCAGCACGACCGTCAGCACGGAAGCCAAAGCCCCGTCAGTGATCATATGCAGCCTCATGTCGGGCGGAACTCGAAGAGGTGCTGGAACTCGAGGAGCAGGCCGCGCAGATGGTAGGTGGCGAAGACGTCCGGAAGGTCGGTATGGCGCCTACTCAACCCCCGCAGATAGCGTTGAATATGCGTGCGGAAGCCCGGATCATCGACCGTGTAGGGAAAGCATTCCGCGGAGATGATCGCGCAGTCCTCGACGGCGATGATATACCAGCCCTCATCCCGGAACCCGAACGTGTCGATCTGCTCTTGGGACAGGCGTCCGGTGGGCAGGGGCTGGCAGATGTCCGCGTTGACCGGCAGCGCGGAACGGGCGTGGACGCTGACCACCTGTTGCCGACGGCGGAGCTGGTTCGCAAGCAGGAGCACCAGATCATCGTAGCGGTCCTGCTCAAGGGCACGGATCACGCTGGCTTTGAAACTGTCGACGACCTCGCTCACATCACTGCCCCTGAAGAGTCAGACTTTCATCGGTGGCTGCACCTTCCTCCAGCGCGGCGGTATTCGCGCGATTACAAACATCCGCGACCCAGACGCGCATCGCCAGAAACAACCCCATAGTTGCCGCGGCGCGGCACAAAGAGAATAGCCATCGCCAGAAATGCCTGCGATTGAGCAGGTCCATGCTCATTTCAACCGAAAGTCGCGCAAGATCGCCGATGCTGGTGCGAGTATCACCGCGCCTCTTGCCGTAAGTGGAAGGTTTGAGATGACGCTGGAGACAGGTGAGCAGCCCCTCTGCGAGTGAAAGGATGCGCAGATAGCGCCGTGCTTCAGGTATCGGTGCTGGGAATCAGACCGTCATTCGGCTGGTGGAAAGGTCCCGTCCCGCGCGAGCGATCGTCACCGGATGGCGAAGACCGCGCCAGTGGGCTTCGGGAGCGTAGCGAGTAGAGCGCGGCCGGAACGGCGCGCCTGAAACGTCAACAACAGAGTTCTGGAAGATAATTTGCTTGGATCCCCGGGCGCAAATCCTGCCTAACTCGCCGCGAAGGAGTGCAAAAATCCCGAAAACCCGAAGACCCCCACCCGGTCATCGGGTTGGCCCCAGACGGCTGCGTTCACAATAGCGCTCCGGTGCGAAATACCTATCGTGAACCTGTCCCTCCGCTCCGGATGGTCGTTTTTGCGGGTGTCGCTCGAGCGGATCGAGACAGGATCGATGTCGGTTTCACCGATGGCGCGGGATGGCCGGGCTCTCATCGCATCGCGGTTTTTGCGAGACTAGGAGGTGGCTCAAGGGCGGCCTGAGCCTTTTGCGGTTCCCAGCGAAGGAGCAGGTTTTGATAGTTTGGCCGACAAGATCGATCATTGAGACCCTCGCCCTAATCGTGTCATCGACGCCGATCTGAATTATGGCCTCACCGCGATCTCTGGGGCATGCGCTGATCTGGCTTTGATGTTACCTGCACCAGGCTTGAGGACGTGGTGGACAGCTTGTCCGACCGCATCGGTACGGCACGGCCAGCCCTTCACCGATGAGTATGCGTCCCACATCCTCACCGTCAACAAACAACGAGCCACAAAGGCGTCCGAAGTTGCATTGCTCTGTGCCTTCCGTCCCGGGCCGACACGAACAGGCCACGCGCTCAAATTCAATCGACGCCGCGTCTCGCACCAGCTGATTGAGACGCGCTGTGGCGCGTTCCCCGACCTGACGTTCTGCAGTGCAGGAAGGCCTCCATGTCTCAGGCGCGTTAAACCCGACAAGACGCACATTCGCCGTCACGCCTCGAATATCGACAGTATCACCATCAATGATCCGCACATCGCCGGCACGAAGGGATCGATCCTGCAGGGCGGGTCGTACCGCGGCTGGCGCCATCCCAGACAGGAAGCTGGAAGACATCCAGCCCGTCCCCAGGTTTGATCGAATTTGGGTCCACTGCCCTTCTTCGCGCAGTCTTTGGACGCGTGTCCCTTCGGCCAAAACACCCATAACGGCATTCGAAGTAGACGGCCCTGCACGTTGGTTGACACGCGTCCCTGTCACATAGACGTAAGCGGCATCTGTCGTCTGCGATGTGGGTGTCGCTGACGGGCTGGAAGATGTGGACGGTGAAGATGTTGAATCAAACAATGATCCAACCAACGCGAAGAACGCGACAGCAATAATCAGTGGCACCATAATTTGGCGTTCAGCCCTGCGCACGGCGCGCCGTGGTGCACTGATCGCACGGGTCACGGACATCGGACGGGATCTCGCCTGAACGGATCTGGTGCTGCGTTTTGGTGCTGGTTTGGAAGCGCCGTTGTCGGCTGCTGTCGGAGTCTGGGCCGGTCTCTCACGTTCCAGTTTCAAGGCTTTGTGCAGGCTGGCATACTGGGCTTTACTCAGGCGCGTCTCAGTCCCATGCCGCTGAAACCGTTCGGCCATGTTTGTGAGAAACGACACCTCCCAGTCGTTTGCCTTCCCGGACCGCAGACGCGCATCAATGCGCGATTGAATCTCTTTGGTGCGTTCCGGAGAAAAGGGCATCGACTGAATAACCTGCGCGGTTGGTATACTACGCAACAAATGTCATTTGCAGCACGGGTACAATAGACTGAGATTACATAGTGATGCCACTCAGCCAATCGCGCAACGGGATTGGCTGGACTGCAATCCCCAAGACTTTGGAGACTTGCGACGCGTCCAACTTTCGCGCGCTCCCGTTGAAACCGAAGAAAGGGCCGCCCGAAGGCGACCCTCTCTTATTTACTGATCTGCTTTCGTCTTCGCAGGATCCGTGACCCGCATGACCGTCAGACCTTTCGCTTCGGCCTTCTGTCCGAGATTCAGCGCGACCCCGTTGCCGCCGAAGAGAACGACCCCGGTCGCGGCGAACTTGTCGTCCAGAAGCTCGTCGTTACACTTGAACGGAGCCGCCCGCCCATGTGCGGACCAGCGCGGATCGAAGCGGGCCTGTGCGACGCCGCGCGCCCGCGCCCACCGGGCCGCGATCATCTCGGCCCCATGCTTGCCGCCCTTGTGGCAGATGAAGATGTCCTGATTGCGGGTCTGCTTGATGCGATCCCGAACCTTGTCGAGCGTGTTGAAGATGACGTCGATATCGCTCCAGTCGGTGGCACCCGAGACGATCAGGGGAACCCCCTCGACCTTCGACTTGGCAGCCGTCTCGCGATCATGCTGCTCGAGCAGCTGCCGAGCCTCGAAGACGGCTCCCGTCTCCTGTGCCCGGACGCTCGCGCGCGACCCCGCTGCCGGGATGAAGGCATGGCCGGTTTCGACCTCGTAGCATTCCGCTGCCGCCTCGGACATCGTCTCAATGGCGCCGACGATCTCCCGTAGCTGCAGGAAGCGGGCCTGGGTCTCTTCCAGAGCGGTTTCCGCGATTTCCGATCCGTCGTGGCATTTCGCCAGTGCGCCGATCTTGTCGGCCGTGCGGTCAACCTCCTTCGTCAGAGTTACCTTGCGGCGCTGCAGGATGGTCGCGAGCCCATGCGCGAGCGGTTCGATCTCGGCCTCGAGACCGGTGCTCCGGAGTTGACCGAGCAGGGTTTCAAAGGTTTCGCGGATGATGCTGTCCTTCAGGATGTCATCCCCGGGGATCGGAAGCTCGGCGTCCTTCTCCGTCAGCCCGAAAAGTTCGATGGTTTCATATGTGTTCGCTTGGTCGTAGGCCATGTTCATATCTCCGGATATCGGTTGTTGAGCCACCACGTGAGTGTGGGGGCATGGCCGAATGTCTGGTTCTCCGAATCTGTCCGGGTCAGGGACGGCGCAGCCGCCGGCTTGCCGGGCGCAAAAGTTTTCCGAGCACGACGCCGACAACACGCGCGTCATCGCGCACTGGACCGACGTCCCCTCTCGCACCCCCCTCGCCGAAAAGTTTTGCGATCCTTGACGCGGGCTGATTCGGGGGCCATCCGGAGGATATGCTTCCGCACTCATGTGTGTGTGTTTGACGGTAGGTTTGCCCGACGCGAGCAGGCAAACGGCGCGACCGGACGCGGGAGACGGATGGAGCGGCGGGATCGTTTTGCCCCCGGGCAAAACAGACCAGAGCGCAATCCGGCGGAGCGGCCGGGGAGCGCCGTGCTCGCGAGACGGGCAGACCGGGAGGCCGGGTGCAACGCCGCGGTGAGGCCGCATGGCCGAATGCGCGATCGGCCAAGGGCCGATATCTCGCCTGCGACTTGGCTGCCGAGCAGGGGAGGCCGAAGGCTTCCGTCAGCTTGGCGAGCATTGTCAAGCAATGCACATAATGGTAGTCTATTGGAACACCGAGAGGATCGTCATGAGCGTACAGAAGCAATCCGTCAGTTTTACCGATACGGCCTACGCCTTCGCCAGAGAACTTGTCGAAGCCGGGGAATATCCCAACATGAGCGCGGCGGTTTCGGGTGAACTGGCGAAGGCCAAAGCGGAGCGTGAGCACGAACGGGTCCTCCTTGAGGCGGAACTGGAGCGGCGGTTGTCGCTGCCGCTCGATCAGTGGGAGCCGGTCGGGAACGCCACTGACGTCACAGCAGGCGCACGTGCGCATCTGGCCGCAAAGACCCGCAAGACTTGATGCGCTTTGTTCGGCATCCGTTCTTCGAACGGGATCTGATTGGCATCGTCGATCACATCATCGAGGTCACACAGGGCGATACCGCGGCAGCGCTTCGACGTTTGGATGAGGTCGATGCCCTGCTGAAAGCGATCGCAGACAACCCGGCTTCGGGCGTCCGCCTTGCCGGAAAACTCGATGGCTGGCTGGTGCGACACGGGGGCTCCGGGCATCGCCTGACGATCGTTTTCAAACCGGATATCGGGGCCGGACAAATTTACCTGGCCCTGGCAGCCTTTGGCGGGCGGGACTGGATGAAGATGGCCTCCGCCCGCCGGACCTTTTCGGAATAGAAGGTGCGCAACGTCAGCTGGTATTCGCTTCCGAGCCGCCGGACATCACGGTCCGGTTGTCATCGCGCGACATCACTTTCCAGTACTTCAGAAGAGCAAGACGGCTCACCAGAACCATGATGATGGGGGCTGTCGGATGCTTGACATGCTCGTCTCTCAGGCGTTGGCCAATCCTGCATCCGTGAATACGCTGGCTCACTCCGACAGCATACCGGCCGCCCGCATGCTGAAGGCGTTCTTCTACCGGCCGAAACCGACAATCACGTGATCGTGGACCACGATCTCCATCACCTTGCAGGCCGCCACGATCTTCCGGATGAGGTCGATGTCGGTCTGGCTCGGATGCGGATCGCCGGACGGGTGATTATGGCAGAGGATGATGGCAGAAGCATCGAGAACAAGCGCTGAGCGGAGGACCTCGCTGACATAGACCGGGACGTGATCGATGCTGCCACGGGTCATGACCCTGTCGCGGATCAGCTTGTTCTTCCGGTCGAGTAGCAGCACCCGAAACACCTCGACCCGTTCGTGAACAGCGTTGAGTGCGAGGTAGTCGGTCAACATGCTCCAGGACTGCAGGGCGGCGGTGGACCGGGCGTGCCTGCGCAGGATCGCCCGGGCGGCGTCGATAGTCGCAATCTCGGCCTCGGAGAAGTCGGGCAAACGCCGCTCGGCGATCTGATCGGGGTCGTGCAGGGTCATGCTGCCTCCAATCGATCGAGAGTGTCGCGGAGGCTCGTCCCGTCGGGACGCAGGGTATGGTCGATCTCGTCTTCAAGCGCAATGTAGGTGGAAAGCAGATCTGGCCTCAGCCGTGCGGCGCATTGCAGATCGGCGAGCGAAGACATTATGCAGAAGCTGCAGGACAGACGCGACATGCCGCGGCCATAGGCCCAATGCGGCTCCTGCCCCGCAGCGGCGATGGTGTCAAACACCTCCCGCCTGGTGAGGCCATGGATTGGCAGCCAGTCGATCCAGGTTCGGCCCGCCACACCGTTTCGGGCATTCGGCCTGACCACGGGACGGCATCGGCGCGCGGCGCTTTCTTCGGCCCGCATCCCCATCGCGCTGACGATCCGCCCGGCGAACCGGGGGTTGGCCGCGAGATAGCGGCGCAACTCGCGCTCGATCGGACCCCGTTTCTGGTCGG comes from Roseovarius sp. M141 and encodes:
- a CDS encoding DUF736 domain-containing protein, producing MSNKLASLIRNDKNIFTGTLATMAVRSKITIVPNAKAHSDQPDYRVFANGTYEIGAAWKKTSETTGNDYLSVKMAAPELGAMAIYANVIALDEIGDDGVTHLMLWSAREPQAASNQMVA
- a CDS encoding single-stranded DNA-binding protein; this translates as MRIGTIKPYEKALVLTVFHTLDAHPVSPRSPDRPAWNTIVCFKRPLRDQIADHLSPGDLCHFHGYVRTGTFTDDADAKRRAVDLVIQRFDLLHKHIDGPTDP
- a CDS encoding thermonuclease family protein translates to MITDGALASVLTVVLVAPAATSAQQIDWRECRPYQRRITCVVDTLWYLGTKIRLLGIDAPEIEGRCANERRLAQAARFELTRLLTTGLTRIAYGGRDRYGRRLARLWVREGEVGLAMIAAGLAEPFGRRGPSPWCR
- a CDS encoding SH3 domain-containing protein, producing the protein MPFSPERTKEIQSRIDARLRSGKANDWEVSFLTNMAERFQRHGTETRLSKAQYASLHKALKLERERPAQTPTAADNGASKPAPKRSTRSVQARSRPMSVTRAISAPRRAVRRAERQIMVPLIIAVAFFALVGSLFDSTSSPSTSSSPSATPTSQTTDAAYVYVTGTRVNQRAGPSTSNAVMGVLAEGTRVQRLREEGQWTQIRSNLGTGWMSSSFLSGMAPAAVRPALQDRSLRAGDVRIIDGDTVDIRGVTANVRLVGFNAPETWRPSCTAERQVGERATARLNQLVRDAASIEFERVACSCRPGTEGTEQCNFGRLCGSLFVDGEDVGRILIGEGLAVPYRCGRTSCPPRPQAWCR
- a CDS encoding DUF2493 domain-containing protein, whose amino-acid sequence is MAYDQANTYETIELFGLTEKDAELPIPGDDILKDSIIRETFETLLGQLRSTGLEAEIEPLAHGLATILQRRKVTLTKEVDRTADKIGALAKCHDGSEIAETALEETQARFLQLREIVGAIETMSEAAAECYEVETGHAFIPAAGSRASVRAQETGAVFEARQLLEQHDRETAAKSKVEGVPLIVSGATDWSDIDVIFNTLDKVRDRIKQTRNQDIFICHKGGKHGAEMIAARWARARGVAQARFDPRWSAHGRAAPFKCNDELLDDKFAATGVVLFGGNGVALNLGQKAEAKGLTVMRVTDPAKTKADQ
- a CDS encoding type II toxin-antitoxin system RelE/ParE family toxin, giving the protein MRFVRHPFFERDLIGIVDHIIEVTQGDTAAALRRLDEVDALLKAIADNPASGVRLAGKLDGWLVRHGGSGHRLTIVFKPDIGAGQIYLALAAFGGRDWMKMASARRTFSE
- a CDS encoding RadC family protein, which codes for MTLHDPDQIAERRLPDFSEAEIATIDAARAILRRHARSTAALQSWSMLTDYLALNAVHERVEVFRVLLLDRKNKLIRDRVMTRGSIDHVPVYVSEVLRSALVLDASAIILCHNHPSGDPHPSQTDIDLIRKIVAACKVMEIVVHDHVIVGFGR
- a CDS encoding phosphoadenosine phosphosulfate reductase family protein, which translates into the protein MRIPPDITDLIERGALVAINHSGGKDSQAMTIKLVEAGIPRDQLLIVHATLGDIEWPGTISHIRKTTFGLPLVIARPRRSFFEMVRARGMFPSPRYRQCTSDQKRGPIERELRRYLAANPRFAGRIVSAMGMRAEESAARRCRPVVRPNARNGVAGRTWIDWLPIHGLTRREVFDTIAAAGQEPHWAYGRGMSRLSCSFCIMSSLADLQCAARLRPDLLSTYIALEDEIDHTLRPDGTSLRDTLDRLEAA